From Streptomyces sp. NBC_01460, a single genomic window includes:
- a CDS encoding S1C family serine protease, which yields MDDGKPSGPKTKWWSRPSTERNRPAGPDGDASPVAGTEATEPAEARADEAPAFRAGEPPAAVTPDGDFTPAPPTGDFVTAPPAAVPRAPAREPGAAEPPGLLATEHRVPRARPLHAPDEYSTPPYGGPGPWAPAPPVQRPVPTPAHGTPVPPPYAGTDGHGVPAPPPAVAPAQGGQGHAEAYVPPPASPTVPQQPAAPGTSQHPAQAPQSPQPATQWLRYDPWGTLPQQPLSHPGPAPDARPRGGRRGTVLVGAALLALVAGGIGGGIGAYVERNGGLTTVELPQAGRDDGGRAPDSVAGIASSALPSVVTLHVNGSAESGTGTGFVLDGRGHILTNNHVVAPAGSTGDITVTFSSGESAPAELVGKDSGYDLAVVKVTGVSGLKPLPLGNSDNVRVGDPVVAIGAPFDLSNTVTSGIISAKERPITAGGEKGDGTDVSYVDALQTDAPINPGNSGGPLVDAEARVIGINSAIRAADSGSGAEGGQSGSIGLGFAIPINQGKRVAEELINTGKATHPVIGVTLDMEFTGDGAKVGGRTADGGAAVTEGGPADDAGIRSGDVITEVEGQRVHSGEELIVKIRAHRPGDRLALVLTRGGKDLAMTLTLGSASGT from the coding sequence ATGGACGACGGGAAGCCCAGCGGGCCGAAGACGAAGTGGTGGAGCCGTCCTTCGACGGAGCGGAACCGTCCGGCCGGGCCGGACGGCGACGCGTCGCCCGTGGCCGGCACGGAGGCGACGGAACCCGCGGAGGCGCGCGCCGACGAGGCCCCCGCGTTCCGGGCCGGGGAGCCGCCCGCGGCGGTGACACCGGACGGCGACTTCACCCCTGCCCCGCCCACCGGGGATTTCGTCACCGCACCCCCGGCCGCCGTGCCCCGGGCTCCGGCACGCGAGCCCGGGGCCGCCGAGCCGCCCGGGTTGCTCGCCACGGAGCACCGGGTGCCCCGTGCGCGGCCGCTGCACGCACCCGACGAGTACAGCACCCCGCCCTACGGTGGCCCGGGCCCCTGGGCGCCCGCCCCGCCGGTGCAGCGCCCGGTGCCGACCCCGGCCCACGGGACCCCCGTACCGCCGCCGTACGCGGGGACGGACGGCCACGGTGTGCCCGCACCCCCTCCCGCCGTCGCCCCCGCCCAGGGCGGCCAGGGGCACGCCGAGGCCTACGTGCCCCCGCCGGCGTCCCCCACGGTGCCGCAGCAGCCCGCGGCGCCCGGGACCTCCCAGCACCCCGCCCAGGCCCCGCAGTCCCCGCAGCCGGCCACGCAGTGGCTGCGCTACGACCCCTGGGGCACGCTCCCGCAGCAGCCGCTGAGCCACCCCGGCCCGGCCCCGGACGCCCGGCCACGCGGGGGCCGCCGGGGAACGGTCCTGGTCGGAGCGGCGCTGCTCGCCCTCGTCGCGGGCGGGATCGGCGGGGGAATCGGTGCCTACGTCGAGCGCAACGGCGGCCTGACCACGGTCGAACTGCCGCAGGCCGGCCGGGACGACGGCGGCCGGGCACCCGACAGCGTCGCCGGAATCGCGTCCAGCGCGCTGCCCAGCGTGGTCACCCTGCACGTCAACGGCTCCGCAGAGTCCGGCACCGGCACCGGCTTCGTCCTCGACGGCAGGGGCCACATCCTCACCAACAACCACGTGGTCGCCCCCGCGGGCTCCACCGGCGACATCACCGTCACGTTCAGCAGCGGGGAGAGCGCGCCCGCCGAGCTCGTCGGCAAGGACAGCGGCTACGACCTGGCCGTCGTCAAGGTGACCGGTGTCTCGGGCCTCAAGCCGCTGCCGCTCGGGAACTCCGACAACGTGCGGGTGGGCGACCCGGTGGTGGCCATCGGCGCGCCGTTCGACCTGTCCAACACGGTCACCTCCGGCATCATCAGCGCCAAGGAGCGGCCCATCACCGCGGGCGGCGAGAAGGGCGACGGGACCGACGTCAGCTACGTCGACGCCCTCCAGACCGACGCGCCGATCAACCCCGGCAACTCCGGAGGCCCCCTGGTGGACGCCGAGGCCCGGGTGATCGGCATCAACAGCGCCATCCGCGCCGCCGACAGCGGATCCGGTGCCGAAGGCGGCCAGTCCGGCTCCATCGGCCTCGGTTTCGCGATACCGATCAACCAGGGCAAGCGGGTCGCCGAGGAGCTGATCAACACCGGCAAGGCCACCCACCCCGTGATCGGCGTCACGCTGGACATGGAGTTCACCGGCGACGGGGCCAAGGTCGGCGGCAGGACCGCCGACGGCGGGGCGGCGGTGACCGAGGGCGGACCGGCCGACGACGCGGGCATCCGGTCGGGCGACGTCATCACCGAGGTGGAGGGCCAGCGTGTGCACAGCGGCGAGGAACTGATCGTCAAGATCCGCGCCCACCGGCCCGGTGACCGGCTGGCGCTCGTCCTCACCCGCGGGGGCAAGGACCTGGCCATGACGTTGACGCTCGGTTCGGCGAGCGGCACCTGA
- a CDS encoding sec-independent translocase, producing MFNDIGALELLTLVVLAVLVFGPEKLPKVIQDVTRTIRKIREFSDSAKEDIRSELGPQFKDFEFEDLNPKTFVRKQLMDGNDELGLKEIRESFDLRKEMAEVTDAVNGRESASSTGTATESGASAAAAPDLLKKPAPPAEDNRPPFDADAT from the coding sequence GTGTTCAATGACATAGGCGCACTCGAGCTGCTGACGCTCGTGGTTCTCGCCGTGCTCGTATTCGGCCCGGAGAAGCTGCCGAAGGTCATCCAGGACGTCACGCGGACCATCCGCAAGATCCGTGAGTTCTCGGACAGCGCGAAGGAGGACATCCGCTCGGAGCTCGGACCGCAGTTCAAGGACTTCGAGTTCGAGGACCTCAACCCCAAGACGTTCGTCCGCAAGCAGCTCATGGACGGGAACGACGAGCTGGGGCTGAAGGAGATCCGCGAGAGCTTCGACCTGCGCAAGGAGATGGCCGAGGTCACCGACGCGGTGAACGGCCGCGAGAGCGCCTCGTCGACCGGCACGGCCACGGAGTCCGGCGCCAGCGCGGCGGCCGCGCCCGACCTCCTGAAGAAGCCCGCGCCGCCCGCCGAGGACAACCGCCCGCCCTTCGACGCAGACGCCACCTGA
- a CDS encoding Mrp/NBP35 family ATP-binding protein, translated as MATEDAVREALATVNDPEIHRPITELGMVKSVEIDPDGVVAVTVYLTVSGCPMRETITKNVTDAVARVEGVSRVEVTLDVMSDEQRKELASSLRGGTAEREVPFAKPGSLTRVYAVASGKGGVGKSSVTVNLAAAMAADGLKVGVVDADIYGHSVPRMLGADGKPTQVENMIMPPSAHGVKVISIGMFTPGNAPVVWRGPMLHRALQQFLADVYWGDLDVLLLDLPPGTGDIAISVAQLVPNAEILVVTTPQQAAAEVAERAGSIAVQTHQKIVGVVENMSGMPCPHCDEMVDVFGSGGGLRVAEGLTKTVGAEVPVLGSIPIDVRLREGGDEGKPVVLSDPDSPAGSALRSIAEKLSGRQRGLSGMSLGLTPRNKF; from the coding sequence ATGGCTACGGAAGACGCGGTGCGTGAAGCACTGGCGACAGTGAACGACCCGGAGATCCACCGACCGATCACCGAGCTGGGCATGGTGAAGTCGGTCGAGATCGATCCTGACGGTGTAGTCGCTGTCACCGTGTACCTCACGGTCTCCGGCTGCCCGATGCGCGAGACGATCACCAAGAACGTGACCGACGCGGTGGCCCGCGTCGAGGGCGTCTCGCGGGTCGAGGTCACCCTCGACGTGATGAGCGACGAACAGCGCAAGGAACTCGCCTCGTCGCTGCGCGGCGGCACGGCGGAGCGCGAGGTGCCGTTCGCCAAGCCCGGTTCGCTGACCCGTGTCTACGCGGTCGCGTCGGGCAAGGGCGGCGTCGGCAAGTCGTCGGTGACGGTGAACCTCGCGGCGGCGATGGCGGCCGACGGCCTCAAGGTCGGTGTGGTCGACGCGGACATCTACGGGCACAGCGTGCCCCGGATGCTCGGGGCCGACGGCAAGCCCACCCAGGTCGAGAACATGATCATGCCGCCGTCCGCGCACGGCGTGAAGGTGATCTCCATCGGGATGTTCACCCCGGGCAACGCCCCGGTGGTGTGGCGCGGTCCCATGCTGCACCGCGCGCTGCAGCAGTTCCTCGCCGATGTGTACTGGGGCGATCTGGACGTCCTGCTGCTCGACCTGCCCCCGGGCACGGGTGACATCGCGATCTCCGTGGCGCAGCTCGTGCCCAACGCCGAGATCCTGGTGGTCACGACCCCGCAGCAGGCCGCCGCCGAGGTCGCCGAGCGGGCCGGCTCCATCGCCGTGCAGACCCACCAGAAGATCGTCGGTGTGGTCGAGAACATGTCGGGCATGCCGTGCCCGCACTGCGACGAGATGGTCGACGTGTTCGGTTCGGGCGGGGGCCTGCGGGTCGCCGAAGGGCTGACGAAGACGGTCGGCGCCGAGGTGCCGGTGCTCGGGTCCATCCCGATCGACGTACGGCTGCGGGAGGGCGGCGACGAGGGCAAGCCCGTCGTCCTGTCCGACCCGGACTCCCCCGCGGGCTCCGCGCTCCGCTCCATCGCGGAGAAGCTGAGCGGCCGTCAGCGCGGTCTGTCCGGCATGTCGCTGGGGCTCACCCCGCGCAACAAGTTCTGA
- a CDS encoding DUF1003 domain-containing protein, producing MAAEDRSRAVPTGASGIVRPPRFRLDQPKAPRRRLLPEYDPEAFGRFSERIARFLGTGRFIVWMTLIIILWVVWNIFAPENLRFDEYPFIFLTLMLSLQASYAAPLILLAQNRQDDRDRVTHEQDRKQNERSIADTEFLSREIAALRMGLGEVATRDWIRSELEAMVKDMEERRVVLPSEGDEADRGGATRP from the coding sequence GTGGCCGCTGAGGACCGTTCGCGGGCCGTGCCGACCGGCGCCTCGGGCATCGTGCGCCCGCCCCGCTTCCGGCTCGACCAGCCGAAGGCGCCCCGGCGCCGGCTGCTGCCCGAGTACGACCCGGAGGCGTTCGGCCGGTTCTCCGAGCGCATCGCCCGCTTCCTCGGCACCGGACGGTTCATCGTCTGGATGACGCTCATCATCATCCTGTGGGTGGTGTGGAACATCTTCGCGCCGGAGAACCTGCGGTTCGACGAGTACCCGTTCATCTTCCTGACCCTGATGCTGTCCCTCCAGGCGTCCTACGCCGCCCCGCTGATCCTGCTCGCGCAGAACCGCCAGGACGACCGGGACCGGGTCACCCACGAGCAGGACCGCAAGCAGAACGAGCGGTCCATCGCGGACACCGAGTTCCTCAGCAGGGAGATCGCCGCTCTCCGGATGGGCCTCGGGGAGGTCGCCACCCGGGACTGGATCCGTTCGGAGCTGGAGGCCATGGTGAAGGACATGGAGGAGCGCCGGGTGGTCCTGCCCTCGGAGGGTGACGAAGCCGACCGTGGAGGGGCTACCCGCCCGTAG
- a CDS encoding magnesium transporter MgtE N-terminal domain-containing protein: protein MAAGTPRVFVSHLSGVPVFDPNGDQVGRVRDLVAMLRVGGKPPRLLGMVVEVVSRRRIFLPMTRVTGVESGQVITTGVVNMRRFEQRPTERLVLGEFLDRRVRLMETDEEVTVLDVAIQQLPARRDWEIDKFFVRKGRGGALRRKGETLTVEWSAISGFSLEEHGQGAESLVATFERLRPTDVANALHHLTPKRRAEVAAALDDDRLADVLEELPGDDQVEILGKLKEDRAADVLEAMDPDDAADLLSELPEADKERLLALMRPDDAADVRRLLAYEERTAGGLMTTEPIILRPDATVADALARVRQQDLSPALAAQVYVCRSPDETPTGRYLGTVHFQRLLRDPPYTLVSSIVDSDLVPLAPDTPLTAVTSYLAAYNMVSVPVVDESGSLLGAVTVDDVLDHLLPEDWRETDFLGEEEITGGR, encoded by the coding sequence ATGGCGGCAGGTACTCCCAGGGTCTTCGTCTCACACCTCTCCGGCGTACCGGTGTTCGACCCGAACGGCGATCAGGTCGGCCGCGTCCGCGATCTGGTGGCGATGCTCCGGGTCGGCGGCAAGCCGCCCCGTCTGCTCGGCATGGTCGTCGAGGTCGTGAGCCGACGGCGCATCTTCCTGCCGATGACGCGGGTGACGGGCGTCGAGTCCGGCCAGGTCATCACCACCGGCGTGGTCAACATGCGGCGCTTCGAGCAGCGCCCGACCGAGCGACTCGTCCTCGGTGAGTTCCTTGACCGGCGGGTGCGCCTCATGGAGACCGACGAGGAGGTGACCGTCCTCGACGTCGCCATCCAGCAGCTCCCGGCCCGCCGCGACTGGGAGATCGACAAGTTCTTCGTGCGCAAGGGCCGCGGCGGTGCCCTGCGCCGCAAGGGCGAGACCCTGACCGTCGAGTGGTCGGCGATCAGCGGCTTCTCGCTGGAGGAGCACGGGCAGGGCGCCGAGAGCCTCGTGGCGACCTTCGAACGGCTGCGCCCGACCGACGTCGCCAACGCCCTGCACCATCTGACGCCCAAGCGCCGGGCCGAGGTGGCCGCGGCCCTGGACGACGACCGGCTCGCCGACGTCCTGGAGGAGCTCCCCGGGGACGACCAGGTGGAGATCCTCGGAAAGCTGAAGGAGGACCGCGCCGCGGACGTCCTGGAGGCGATGGACCCGGACGACGCGGCCGACCTGCTCTCGGAGCTCCCGGAGGCGGACAAGGAGCGCCTGCTGGCCCTGATGCGGCCGGACGACGCGGCCGACGTACGGCGTCTGCTGGCGTACGAGGAGCGGACGGCGGGCGGCCTGATGACGACCGAGCCGATCATCCTGCGGCCCGACGCGACGGTCGCGGACGCCCTGGCCCGGGTCCGTCAGCAGGACCTGTCGCCCGCCCTGGCCGCCCAGGTGTACGTCTGCCGGTCGCCCGACGAGACACCCACCGGCAGGTACCTGGGCACCGTGCACTTCCAGCGGCTGCTGCGGGATCCGCCGTACACCCTGGTCAGCTCCATCGTCGACAGCGACCTCGTCCCCCTGGCGCCGGACACCCCGCTGACCGCCGTGACCAGCTACCTGGCCGCGTACAACATGGTCTCGGTGCCCGTGGTGGACGAGAGCGGCTCCCTGCTGGGCGCGGTGACCGTCGACGACGTGCTGGACCACCTGCTCCCCGAGGACTGGCGCGAGACCGACTTCCTGGGCGAGGAGGAGATCACCGGTGGCCGCTGA